A DNA window from Thermosynechococcaceae cyanobacterium Okahandja contains the following coding sequences:
- the recO gene encoding DNA repair protein RecO gives MSRTYTTVGINLKAMPLGETDRLLSVLSRDRGLLKLVAPHCRGSRSKLGGRVDLFVVNQLFISKGRSLDRILQAETVMTYHGLTAQLARITAAQYLGEVVLYQSNHPQPQPELFDLLCATLDHLQQVASRDALAVLLRSLYQLLELGGIAPQWHHCSDGGGELQVPSADSDWRLGFSFAAGGLLATGRGDRLLTAHEVRLGQWLAAPPTHALGLREFLEASRAYPLSVWLSLERVVRQYVQFHLDKVLRVPPLLDACFSPLTVPQP, from the coding sequence ATGAGCCGCACCTACACCACTGTCGGCATTAACCTCAAAGCGATGCCCTTGGGGGAAACCGATCGCCTTCTGAGTGTGCTGAGTCGCGATCGCGGCCTGCTGAAATTGGTAGCCCCCCACTGCCGTGGCTCCCGTTCCAAGCTGGGGGGACGGGTTGATTTATTCGTTGTCAATCAGTTGTTTATTAGCAAGGGGCGCAGTTTAGACCGCATCCTTCAGGCGGAAACCGTCATGACCTACCATGGCCTGACGGCTCAACTGGCTCGGATTACGGCGGCTCAGTACCTTGGTGAAGTGGTGCTTTACCAGTCCAACCATCCCCAGCCGCAACCGGAACTCTTTGACCTGCTGTGCGCCACCCTAGACCATTTGCAGCAGGTGGCCAGTCGGGATGCCCTTGCAGTATTGTTGCGCAGTCTTTACCAGCTTCTGGAGCTGGGTGGGATTGCCCCCCAATGGCACCACTGTAGTGATGGCGGCGGCGAGCTACAGGTTCCCAGTGCCGATAGCGATTGGCGGCTGGGCTTTAGCTTTGCGGCAGGGGGGCTGTTGGCAACTGGCAGGGGCGATCGCCTCCTCACCGCCCATGAAGTCCGGTTAGGCCAGTGGTTGGCCGCACCCCCAACCCACGCCCTAGGGCTGAGAGAGTTTTTAGAGGCCTCTCGCGCCTATCCCCTGAGTGTTTGGCTCTCCTTAGAGCGGGTAGTGCGGCAGTACGTGCAGTTTCATTTGGATAAAGTCCTGCGGGTGCCACCGCTCCTTGATGCCTGTTTTTCGCCACTAACGGTACCACAGCCATGA
- a CDS encoding MFS transporter — MTVETEPRLSPPPLPVPPLWQNRNFLALWLAQVCSQVADKIYLVFVIALTTEFFQPPHQSVSGWVSAIMVAFTIPAILLGSVAGVFVDRWSKKHVLVVTNLYRALLVLAVPSTTLMAAGHFSGFIALLLLTFAISGLTQFFAPAEQAAIPLLVDKSQLISANSLYTFTMMAALVLGFAAGEPLLTLANRWQPQWGSAIFISLCYGGAAALLLLLRPPDQCHLPPGRYRRVWQELRQGLALLGQYSALRFALLQLILLFSVVAAMSVLVVRLAEVMPALDTDQFGFLLAAAAVGLGVGALLLNVGTPWLSYRLWSVLGCWGMGGMLLGLAFSLESLWLSGACIIGFGFFAAWVAIPMQTTIQVMTPPEQRGTIFGVQNNLVNIALSLPLALAGVAETWWGLVPVLAVLAVAIALGGSIIAILHPASPQARL; from the coding sequence ATGACCGTTGAGACCGAACCTCGCCTCAGCCCCCCACCGCTGCCCGTTCCGCCCCTGTGGCAGAATCGCAACTTCCTAGCCCTGTGGCTTGCTCAGGTATGCTCCCAAGTCGCGGACAAAATTTATCTTGTTTTTGTGATTGCCCTCACCACCGAGTTCTTTCAGCCACCGCATCAGAGCGTGAGTGGTTGGGTATCGGCCATTATGGTGGCGTTTACGATCCCGGCCATTTTGCTGGGATCGGTGGCGGGCGTTTTTGTGGATCGCTGGTCGAAAAAACATGTTCTGGTGGTTACAAATCTTTACCGGGCGCTTTTAGTGCTGGCGGTTCCCTCCACAACGCTGATGGCCGCAGGGCACTTCAGTGGCTTTATAGCGCTGCTATTGCTGACGTTTGCCATTTCCGGCCTGACCCAATTTTTTGCACCGGCTGAACAGGCGGCGATTCCCCTGCTAGTGGATAAGTCCCAGTTGATTTCGGCGAACTCCCTCTACACCTTTACGATGATGGCGGCACTTGTACTGGGGTTTGCGGCGGGGGAACCCCTCCTCACCTTGGCCAATCGCTGGCAACCGCAGTGGGGCAGTGCCATCTTCATTAGTCTGTGCTATGGCGGTGCGGCGGCGCTGTTGTTGCTGCTGCGTCCTCCCGATCAGTGTCATCTCCCTCCCGGTCGTTACCGCCGTGTGTGGCAGGAACTGCGTCAAGGACTGGCGCTTTTGGGGCAATACAGTGCCCTGCGGTTTGCCCTGTTGCAGCTCATTCTGTTGTTTTCGGTGGTGGCAGCAATGTCGGTGCTCGTTGTCCGCTTGGCGGAGGTGATGCCTGCCCTTGATACGGATCAGTTTGGTTTTTTGCTGGCTGCCGCTGCCGTTGGCTTGGGGGTGGGGGCGCTGCTGCTGAATGTGGGAACCCCATGGCTCTCCTACCGCCTCTGGAGTGTGCTGGGGTGCTGGGGCATGGGGGGAATGCTATTGGGGCTGGCCTTCTCCCTTGAATCCCTGTGGTTGAGTGGAGCCTGTATTATTGGCTTTGGCTTTTTTGCCGCCTGGGTGGCGATCCCGATGCAAACCACCATTCAGGTGATGACCCCCCCCGAGCAGCGGGGCACGATTTTTGGGGTGCAAAACAATCTGGTGAACATTGCCCTCAGCCTGCCTCTGGCGCTGGCCGGGGTGGCAGAGACGTGGTGGGGACTGGTTCCGGTTTTGGCGGTCTTGGCGGTGGCGATCGCCCTCGGCGGGTCTATCATTGCCATCCTTCATCCCGCTAGTCCGCAAGCGCGCCTATAA
- a CDS encoding PP2C family protein-serine/threonine phosphatase: MTSSSPVIALKEMVSRLQRENSKIQELLASLSFALRSFNNLNQFFELIPLISCRVTEADAAALVLFRADGQARLEQLHCHASDQCPNIRAALETATRTLANSVGIVRPETQGDRPRLEHVLDQQLQARLPEGIRFYGTTILVKDANLSERGRLYIFSQHPQYEWTETRQQLLQVIADQTAVAIANDEMALKLRDRQRLDRELEIGAEIQRRLLPRHCPNIQGLELAAACRTASWVGGDYYDFIPITYGLGDSQDLSQGRWGIAIGDVMGKGVPAGLIMTMTRGMLRAEALNGHRPSRILQHLNRAMQADLESSHRFVTLFYSEYNPQTRVLAFSNAAHLPPLLWRAETATVQRLDTYGMLIGLDPRTQYQQVEVRLQPADTIVFYTDGITEADNPKGDRFEEARLAAVIEEGCAKHLEAQALLDYIFAAVGNFMGSEGRINDDMTLIVLRVMD, encoded by the coding sequence ATGACCTCTTCTAGTCCTGTAATCGCCCTCAAAGAGATGGTGTCGCGGTTACAGCGTGAAAATAGCAAGATTCAGGAGCTTTTAGCCTCCCTGAGCTTTGCCCTGCGCAGTTTTAATAACCTCAACCAGTTTTTTGAACTGATCCCCCTCATTAGTTGTCGGGTGACTGAGGCGGACGCGGCGGCTCTGGTGCTCTTTCGCGCTGATGGCCAAGCGCGTCTTGAGCAACTGCACTGTCATGCCAGCGATCAGTGTCCCAATATCCGCGCTGCCCTAGAAACGGCTACCCGTACCCTCGCGAACAGTGTGGGGATTGTGCGCCCTGAAACCCAAGGCGATCGCCCCCGCTTGGAGCATGTCCTCGATCAGCAACTGCAAGCGCGCCTTCCCGAGGGGATTCGCTTTTACGGCACAACGATTCTGGTGAAGGATGCTAACCTCTCGGAGCGGGGACGGCTCTACATCTTTAGCCAACATCCCCAGTACGAGTGGACGGAAACCCGCCAGCAACTGTTGCAGGTGATTGCCGATCAAACGGCAGTGGCCATTGCCAACGATGAAATGGCTCTGAAGCTGCGCGATCGCCAGCGGCTTGATCGCGAACTCGAAATTGGTGCCGAAATCCAGCGCCGCCTCCTACCGCGCCACTGCCCCAACATTCAAGGACTGGAATTGGCCGCCGCCTGTCGCACCGCCAGTTGGGTGGGGGGGGACTACTACGACTTTATTCCCATTACCTACGGCCTTGGGGATAGTCAAGACCTGAGTCAGGGGCGTTGGGGCATTGCCATTGGCGACGTGATGGGCAAAGGCGTTCCCGCTGGCCTGATCATGACCATGACCCGGGGAATGCTACGGGCGGAAGCCCTCAACGGCCATCGCCCCAGCCGCATTTTGCAGCACCTCAACCGTGCCATGCAGGCAGACCTCGAAAGTTCCCACCGCTTTGTCACCCTTTTTTATTCCGAGTACAACCCCCAAACCCGTGTCCTTGCCTTTAGCAATGCCGCCCACCTGCCGCCCCTGCTCTGGCGTGCTGAAACCGCCACCGTCCAGCGCCTAGACACCTACGGTATGCTCATTGGCCTAGATCCCCGCACCCAATATCAACAGGTTGAGGTACGACTGCAACCGGCAGACACCATTGTCTTTTACACCGATGGCATTACCGAAGCCGACAACCCCAAGGGCGATCGCTTTGAGGAAGCCCGACTCGCCGCTGTGATTGAGGAAGGCTGTGCCAAGCACCTAGAAGCACAAGCCCTGCTCGATTACATCTTTGCTGCGGTCGGCAACTTTATGGGCAGCGAGGGCCGCATTAACGACGATATGACCCTCATTGTCTTGCGAGTCATGGATTGA
- a CDS encoding MGMT family protein, with product MGQRSCERFQERIYQLVRQIPAGRVATYGQVAVLCGRPRHARFVGYALYQVAPDSDIPWHRVVNAQGKVSVSLRRGGSDELQRWRLMAEGVVFSANGRINLGHYGWQPALGSIHDSQDNEGHIVVNAALAAHKVADRSKDVIEQGLCF from the coding sequence ATGGGGCAGCGTTCTTGCGAGCGGTTTCAGGAGCGCATTTACCAGTTGGTGCGCCAGATTCCCGCTGGCCGGGTGGCCACCTACGGCCAAGTGGCGGTGCTGTGTGGTCGGCCACGCCATGCCCGCTTTGTCGGCTATGCCCTCTACCAAGTGGCACCGGATTCCGATATTCCATGGCATCGGGTGGTGAATGCCCAAGGCAAGGTCTCTGTTTCACTCCGGCGTGGCGGCTCTGATGAACTCCAACGCTGGCGGTTGATGGCGGAGGGGGTGGTCTTTAGTGCCAATGGTCGCATTAATCTAGGTCACTACGGCTGGCAGCCCGCCCTTGGGTCAATCCATGACTCGCAAGACAATGAGGGTCATATCGTCGTTAATGCGGCCCTCGCTGCCCATAAAGTTGCCGACCGCAGCAAAGATGTAATCGAGCAGGGCTTGTGCTTCTAG
- a CDS encoding 4-vinyl reductase has product MTMTRSRPPAAAGSHFQADHLLRKKYPKRHHHYAFWDFFQFDGDRGTYTDWNNARNLLVTEDFIIGLIEGLEEEVGPASSVVMYKIGEEWGRQDARFFQEWFPQEYGYEQGIKQMRLPYVLEAWWWPCTTQGWGNWEVDLSEQKHGFMFINIFDSVVARTLGDVGRPVCHLYAGLFAGFFSGLIQKDLSCIEIQCYAMGETYCKFLLGKKERIDAAAFWQNEGASARDIEKRLRSGELVYEKAKR; this is encoded by the coding sequence ATGACAATGACACGTTCTCGCCCCCCTGCGGCTGCCGGTAGTCACTTTCAGGCTGACCACCTGCTGCGGAAAAAGTACCCGAAACGGCATCACCACTACGCCTTCTGGGACTTCTTTCAATTTGATGGCGATCGCGGCACCTACACCGATTGGAACAATGCCCGCAACCTCTTGGTCACCGAAGACTTTATCATTGGCCTCATTGAGGGGCTAGAAGAAGAGGTAGGGCCCGCCTCCAGCGTTGTCATGTACAAAATTGGTGAAGAATGGGGTCGCCAAGATGCCCGTTTTTTCCAAGAGTGGTTTCCCCAGGAGTACGGCTACGAACAGGGGATCAAGCAAATGCGTCTCCCCTATGTCCTAGAGGCATGGTGGTGGCCCTGTACCACCCAAGGCTGGGGCAACTGGGAAGTAGATCTCAGTGAACAGAAGCACGGCTTTATGTTCATCAATATTTTTGACTCGGTTGTGGCCCGTACCCTTGGGGATGTAGGTCGCCCGGTGTGCCATCTCTACGCCGGGTTATTTGCCGGTTTCTTTAGCGGCCTGATTCAAAAGGATCTGAGCTGCATTGAAATCCAGTGCTACGCCATGGGTGAAACCTACTGCAAGTTCCTCTTGGGCAAAAAAGAGCGCATTGATGCCGCCGCCTTTTGGCAAAACGAAGGAGCATCGGCGCGGGATATTGAAAAACGGCTCCGCAGTGGGGAACTCGTCTATGAAAAAGCTAAGCGGTAA
- a CDS encoding 4-vinyl reductase, which yields MISVADLVKDPVLPGNYFAADAYVQGDFETGLIENRKGARLIALPDVLLQAIYTGLDHEVGQATGVVLFNCGRWWGKNFYRRFVEDVSEYYGRPLAEMEMIEFLQCLKECWKTHGWGTLDLDVSFYQQGFLVVNTWDSAFAAAAPKGSGQPQCFAEAGILEAFFSQLTGRDLHCVQTACETLGASHNSFVLGLRERVEPAKAWLQEGQDHSTIMERLCRAQTA from the coding sequence ATGATTTCCGTTGCTGATTTGGTAAAAGACCCGGTCTTACCCGGTAACTATTTTGCCGCCGATGCCTATGTTCAGGGAGATTTTGAAACCGGGCTGATTGAAAATCGCAAAGGTGCCCGCTTAATTGCCCTACCGGATGTGCTGTTGCAAGCCATCTATACCGGACTCGATCACGAAGTGGGGCAGGCCACGGGTGTAGTGTTGTTTAATTGCGGGCGCTGGTGGGGGAAAAATTTCTACCGCCGCTTTGTGGAGGATGTGAGCGAATACTACGGCCGTCCCCTTGCGGAGATGGAAATGATTGAGTTTTTGCAGTGCCTGAAGGAGTGCTGGAAAACCCATGGCTGGGGCACGCTTGACTTGGATGTGAGCTTTTACCAGCAGGGGTTTTTGGTGGTGAACACGTGGGACTCTGCCTTTGCGGCGGCGGCTCCTAAAGGCAGCGGTCAACCCCAGTGCTTTGCTGAAGCGGGGATTCTGGAGGCCTTTTTTAGCCAACTGACGGGTCGCGACCTGCACTGCGTCCAAACGGCCTGCGAAACCCTTGGTGCGAGCCATAACTCCTTTGTCCTCGGCCTGCGGGAGCGGGTTGAGCCAGCCAAGGCATGGCTGCAGGAGGGGCAAGATCACAGCACCATCATGGAGCGACTCTGCCGCGCCCAGACAGCTTAA
- a CDS encoding 2Fe-2S iron-sulfur cluster-binding protein, translating to MAKVVKLEPISRETTINTNDNLLSALLDSELHVLKECGGRGMCATCHVYIKEGMESLSPINKREQRTLEVITTANASSRLACQARVLGPGVVVELPSGMYVNAVEDIEALIGRRAEQDILHPLDGRILVEAGKLITRTMITQLKDTQVQVGQFLANTSDA from the coding sequence GTGGCAAAAGTTGTCAAACTTGAACCGATTTCGCGGGAAACCACCATTAACACCAACGATAATTTGCTATCTGCCTTGTTGGATTCTGAACTCCACGTCCTCAAGGAGTGTGGTGGGCGGGGGATGTGCGCCACCTGTCACGTTTATATCAAGGAGGGGATGGAGAGTCTCTCGCCGATTAATAAGCGGGAGCAGCGCACGTTAGAGGTCATTACGACTGCCAATGCCTCCTCCCGTTTGGCCTGTCAAGCGCGTGTACTCGGGCCGGGGGTGGTGGTGGAGTTGCCCTCGGGGATGTATGTGAATGCGGTGGAGGATATTGAAGCCCTGATTGGCCGCCGGGCAGAGCAGGATATTCTGCATCCCTTGGATGGTCGCATTTTGGTGGAGGCGGGTAAGCTGATTACCCGAACCATGATTACGCAGTTAAAAGATACCCAAGTGCAAGTGGGGCAATTTCTGGCTAATACGTCGGATGCCTAG
- a CDS encoding tetratricopeptide repeat protein yields the protein MQDLNTNSTSPPATGFAPLEWGATGLTVVLSIGAAATEQVLLAAIAPLPLSVAVGLNLVSRQKLNINLARLAEQQQAQIGQLIESQGTQQSNLANLTLALSQVRDRLEDVQQQVQVLNQGTRDLHDYTRILDTEQKQIEEVIDCLREIEKNTQVIQTDPSHAKAYYNRGLTHQRLGDAEAAVVDYSEAIRINDAYAKAYHNRGVARSTLGDRKGAVEDLRTAAKLFFENGDIDSYQRARDLAKRIHEVGSVEQESKEVPLELLFS from the coding sequence ATGCAAGACCTTAACACAAACTCAACGTCGCCCCCAGCAACGGGGTTTGCTCCCTTAGAGTGGGGGGCAACGGGCTTGACGGTTGTTCTGTCGATTGGGGCAGCGGCCACGGAGCAGGTACTGTTGGCGGCGATCGCCCCGCTACCACTTTCTGTTGCCGTGGGCTTAAACCTAGTTAGCCGCCAAAAGCTGAATATCAATCTAGCGCGATTGGCCGAGCAACAGCAGGCACAAATCGGTCAACTGATCGAGTCCCAAGGCACACAACAGTCGAACTTGGCTAACCTGACCCTTGCCCTAAGCCAAGTGCGCGATCGCCTTGAGGATGTGCAGCAGCAGGTGCAAGTCCTCAATCAAGGCACCCGCGATCTGCACGATTACACCCGCATTCTGGATACCGAGCAAAAGCAAATTGAAGAGGTGATCGATTGTCTGCGGGAAATTGAGAAGAATACCCAAGTCATTCAAACGGATCCCAGTCATGCCAAGGCCTACTACAACCGGGGCTTGACGCACCAACGGCTTGGGGATGCGGAAGCCGCCGTGGTGGACTACTCTGAGGCCATTCGCATCAATGATGCTTATGCCAAGGCCTACCACAATCGCGGGGTTGCCCGCTCCACCTTGGGCGATCGCAAGGGGGCGGTGGAAGATTTACGGACAGCGGCCAAACTGTTCTTTGAAAATGGCGATATTGACAGCTACCAGCGGGCACGGGATTTGGCAAAACGCATCCACGAAGTGGGAAGTGTTGAGCAGGAATCCAAGGAAGTTCCCCTCGAACTCCTGTTCTCCTAG
- a CDS encoding serine/threonine-protein kinase: MLLAHAAQTSRYRLLDVAGQGQYGQVYIGVNRDSGELVAIKVLNERHLLTRGFLRELNFLLTLQHPHVVGCQAIDYIRSRHQAQTQYRSLVMDYCVGGTLRSLLEQEQSLPLTTALRISLDVLSALSYAHHRGILHCDLKPENILLEVTPTGWRAKVSDFGVARLIDDAAGTGQTGSPAYMAPERFYGQAVLASDLYAVGIILYEMVVGDRPFHGTPAELIAAHLSRPYSLPETLPFLVRTLITKALDKLPQRRYKTAAEMALAVELTLEVTAAEQPQHPLLFSRSPAAHILAPPAGYRLTTLPLQFLSTAAAVYGLVGDHLIEWSAVNGEPAQQQQWSVIPTAAQLVTSQSSCWLRLNLSPPQLLWVQETIIPVPCPLTSGAHAFTIDASGYWCAETTLREQHLLLQLQPLNGGQPQTLIRDWHGGQWLGTFLLNRRYGLVVSRYRCPETEQVHTQFDLFQRRGHWLLHTQLPTHLSLLTLGQQPWQLAAFEDHPQQPLLVLLNLRPWQVLRLGLRFRPRFLCPTPWGYVVAGRRSLNLVSHRGEIVGTAESEVDICGVGFTGDRQLWLIRRHDPAYVLETWDVTTWDIDLIL; encoded by the coding sequence TTGCTACTGGCTCATGCTGCCCAAACCTCTCGTTACCGGCTACTCGACGTAGCCGGCCAAGGCCAGTATGGCCAAGTTTACATTGGTGTGAACCGTGACTCGGGGGAACTGGTTGCCATTAAGGTGTTGAACGAGCGGCACCTGCTCACCCGTGGCTTTTTACGGGAACTGAATTTTTTGCTGACGCTGCAACATCCCCACGTGGTTGGTTGTCAGGCCATTGACTATATTCGTTCCCGCCACCAAGCGCAGACCCAGTACCGCAGCCTAGTGATGGACTACTGCGTTGGCGGCACGCTGCGATCGCTACTGGAGCAGGAGCAAAGCTTACCCTTGACAACCGCGCTACGGATTAGTCTCGATGTGTTGTCTGCCCTTAGCTATGCCCACCATCGGGGTATCCTACACTGTGATCTCAAGCCCGAAAATATCCTCCTTGAGGTAACCCCAACCGGTTGGCGCGCCAAAGTCTCGGATTTTGGTGTGGCGCGGCTCATTGACGATGCAGCAGGCACCGGCCAGACCGGGTCGCCGGCCTATATGGCACCAGAGCGCTTTTACGGCCAAGCGGTGCTGGCCTCGGATCTCTATGCAGTGGGGATTATCCTCTACGAAATGGTGGTGGGCGATCGCCCCTTCCATGGCACCCCCGCAGAGCTCATAGCCGCCCACCTCAGCCGTCCCTATTCCCTGCCGGAAACACTGCCCTTTTTGGTGCGCACCCTGATTACCAAGGCCCTCGACAAGCTGCCGCAGCGCCGCTATAAAACTGCCGCTGAAATGGCGCTAGCAGTTGAATTAACCTTAGAGGTAACGGCAGCGGAACAGCCGCAACACCCCCTCCTCTTCTCGAGATCGCCAGCGGCACACATCTTGGCTCCACCAGCGGGGTACCGTCTAACGACCCTACCCCTGCAATTCCTGAGTACGGCAGCCGCCGTCTATGGTTTGGTGGGGGATCACCTAATAGAATGGTCTGCGGTCAATGGGGAACCCGCACAGCAGCAGCAATGGAGCGTGATCCCCACCGCCGCCCAACTAGTAACCAGTCAGTCCAGTTGCTGGTTGCGCTTGAACCTGTCGCCCCCCCAACTACTGTGGGTTCAGGAGACAATAATTCCCGTGCCCTGCCCGCTGACCAGTGGCGCTCATGCCTTCACCATTGATGCCAGCGGCTACTGGTGTGCTGAAACAACCCTCCGTGAGCAGCACCTCCTGTTGCAACTCCAGCCCCTGAATGGCGGACAGCCGCAAACCCTCATCCGCGACTGGCACGGTGGCCAGTGGTTGGGCACCTTCCTGCTCAATCGTCGCTACGGTTTAGTGGTCAGTCGCTATCGGTGTCCTGAGACGGAACAGGTTCATACCCAGTTTGATCTCTTTCAGCGGCGCGGCCATTGGCTACTGCACACCCAACTGCCCACTCACCTTAGCCTTCTGACGCTGGGGCAGCAGCCGTGGCAACTGGCCGCCTTTGAGGATCATCCTCAGCAACCCCTGTTGGTGCTGCTCAACCTGCGACCGTGGCAGGTGCTGCGCTTGGGGCTGCGCTTTCGTCCCCGCTTTCTTTGCCCAACCCCTTGGGGCTATGTGGTGGCAGGTCGCCGCAGTCTGAACCTTGTTAGCCATAGGGGCGAAATTGTTGGCACCGCCGAAAGTGAGGTAGATATTTGTGGCGTTGGCTTTACGGGCGATCGCCAGTTGTGGCTAATTCGTCGCCACGATCCCGCCTATGTGCTAGAAACTTGGGATGTTACCACTTGGGATATAGATTTAATTCTCTAG
- a CDS encoding NYN domain-containing protein — translation MLPHQERLSIFIDGNNMFYAQQKNGWFFDPRRVLEFFTRDPNIILVNAFWYTGLKDSQDQRSFRDALINLGYTVRTKLLKEYYDDNAGKYSQKANLDIEIVIDMFNTVGQYDRVVLFSGDGDFERAIELLRSKNTHITVVSTEGMIARELRNATDRYIDLNEIRPFIEKIDIHSS, via the coding sequence ATGCTTCCCCATCAGGAACGTCTTTCTATTTTTATCGATGGGAATAACATGTTTTATGCCCAGCAAAAGAACGGCTGGTTTTTTGATCCCCGCCGCGTGCTGGAATTTTTTACCCGTGACCCGAATATTATCCTTGTGAACGCCTTTTGGTACACCGGCCTCAAAGACAGCCAAGACCAGCGTTCCTTTCGCGATGCCCTGATTAATTTAGGTTATACCGTGCGCACAAAACTCCTCAAGGAGTACTACGATGACAACGCCGGAAAATACTCTCAAAAAGCCAACTTAGATATTGAGATTGTCATTGACATGTTTAACACCGTTGGCCAGTACGATCGGGTGGTACTTTTTAGTGGCGATGGGGACTTTGAGCGGGCGATCGAGCTTCTGCGCTCCAAAAATACCCACATTACCGTTGTCTCCACGGAAGGCATGATTGCGCGGGAACTGCGCAACGCCACCGATCGCTACATTGACCTCAACGAAATTCGCCCCTTTATTGAAAAGATCGATATTCACTCTTCCTGA
- the pyk gene encoding pyruvate kinase: MAFPFRRTKIVATIGPASRSRTVMAQLLAAGMNVARLNFSHGDYRDHAETIALLRQVANEQATPLTLLQDLQGPKIRVGQLPSGQLELVEGTTVELLPLEVAASTPNSIGIDYPYLAEEAQPGMQVLLDDGLLELRVAAVAGRSVTCCVVQGGTLKSRKGVNLPDLNLRLPSLTEKDKQDIQFGIAQGVDIISLSFVRRAEDLWELREFLAANGASDMPVLAKIEKPQAVENLTAILGVADAIMVARGDLGVEMRVEKVPLLQKQIIRECNYRCIPVITATQMLESMIHNPRPTRAETSDVANAILDGTDAVMLSGESAVGAFPVRAVEMLARIAADVEPHLTFENMPAYRNDETHALGEALSTIDNILELQAIVCFTETGYTATIASGERVKPMIVAFTDRPRVYHWMNLLWGVKPILLDTLPLTFEGMIATAETQLLERGVATAGDKILIMAGLPAQTPQGTNFLKIHTVGSANHP, encoded by the coding sequence ATGGCATTTCCCTTTCGTCGTACTAAAATTGTTGCTACCATCGGCCCCGCCAGTCGCTCCCGCACCGTCATGGCTCAACTGTTGGCAGCGGGCATGAACGTTGCGCGGCTGAACTTTTCCCACGGCGATTACCGCGATCATGCGGAAACCATTGCCCTGCTGCGGCAAGTTGCCAACGAGCAGGCCACCCCCCTCACCCTCCTGCAAGACTTGCAGGGACCCAAAATTCGTGTTGGCCAGTTACCCAGCGGCCAGCTTGAACTGGTGGAGGGCACCACGGTTGAGTTACTGCCCCTAGAGGTGGCGGCCAGCACCCCCAACAGCATTGGCATTGACTACCCCTACTTAGCGGAAGAAGCCCAGCCCGGGATGCAGGTGCTCCTCGACGATGGGTTGCTAGAACTGCGGGTGGCGGCAGTTGCAGGACGCAGCGTCACCTGTTGTGTGGTGCAGGGGGGCACCCTCAAAAGCCGCAAAGGGGTGAATTTGCCCGACTTAAATCTGCGGTTGCCCTCCTTGACCGAAAAAGATAAGCAAGATATTCAGTTTGGCATTGCCCAAGGGGTGGATATTATCTCCCTTAGTTTTGTGCGCCGCGCCGAAGATCTGTGGGAGTTGCGGGAATTCCTGGCGGCCAATGGAGCCAGTGATATGCCGGTGTTAGCCAAAATTGAGAAGCCGCAAGCAGTAGAAAACCTCACGGCCATTTTGGGGGTGGCGGATGCCATTATGGTGGCGCGCGGCGATTTGGGGGTGGAAATGCGGGTGGAAAAGGTGCCGCTGTTGCAAAAGCAGATTATCCGCGAGTGTAACTATCGCTGTATTCCGGTGATTACGGCCACCCAAATGCTAGAAAGCATGATTCATAACCCCCGCCCGACCCGTGCCGAAACCAGTGATGTGGCCAATGCCATTTTGGATGGCACCGATGCGGTGATGCTCTCGGGGGAGTCGGCGGTGGGGGCGTTCCCGGTGCGAGCGGTGGAAATGCTGGCGCGGATTGCGGCGGATGTAGAACCTCATCTCACGTTTGAAAATATGCCCGCCTACCGCAATGATGAAACCCACGCCCTTGGGGAGGCGCTCTCCACGATTGACAATATCTTGGAGTTGCAGGCGATCGTCTGCTTTACCGAAACGGGATACACCGCCACCATTGCCTCTGGCGAGCGGGTGAAGCCAATGATTGTGGCCTTTACGGATCGGCCACGGGTCTATCACTGGATGAACTTGCTGTGGGGGGTGAAGCCAATTTTGCTCGACACCTTACCCCTGACGTTTGAGGGCATGATTGCCACTGCCGAAACCCAGCTTCTTGAGCGGGGGGTGGCCACCGCGGGGGACAAAATTTTAATCATGGCCGGCCTACCGGCTCAAACCCCCCAAGGTACAAACTTTCTCAAAATTCATACGGTGGGTAGCGCCAATCATCCGTAA